CTCAAGAAAAACGAGGACAGTGTCATGGCCTCAGTTCAGTAGAGAACTCATAATTatatcattaataattaattaattacctagtattaattttataatgtatgtaatttcctttgcgtttttaaataaacagaATAACTACatcattttttaaagtttttttttttcaacaatttgTTAATGTGAAATCACACAAGTGATGCCTGCTATGCTTAATGCTGCAGATGCTTTATTTGTTAGAAATTCCTATCCTGATTCCTGTGGGTGGGTGATGTCCTCATGTTTCTTGGGATTAAAATATGTCTACCTATGTTCCagattacataaattataatccAAAATAGCAACTAGTTGTTATACCATTAACACATTaacttggattaacacatgatCTATGTAGGCAAAATCACAGAGTAAAACTAGTTCTATAGCGTACTAGTACATACTATAATGTCACAAATTCTTTTAGAGCAAATCATTTAACTATTATCCATAGATTTATGAGTAGGTACAGAGTACCTAAAATCTAAGCTATTCTTACTTTTTCATTGTATTGCAAGGTCTGGGTTCACTGCAAGCATATAATTTATACTACTAAaacccatagatttacgattcggtacaagtaccttaaaaccaatgatgttagatgtgttactaggtcatgaaaaatgaggcactcaaaagagaaaatttccacatctcaatgttagtcaacaacaaacgttatttaaataaataatacataaatattgtctacaatgtagaGTTGTGTGTTCTGGAAGTgtgaaaattatacaaatatacataaataaataatggaattaaagataaaaattgtgcatgtgtccGCTCacttttgtagcctattattcagatcacttattgtggtgattttgtagggacataaccaatctatagaataaaattatcattgactatAACTATGTAAATTGACTATAATTTCactcatatttttataatgctGTAAGTGTCAgtctattatataaaagtatCGATGGTGTCAGTACTTTACAATCCAATAGTAGAATCTAGAACAatagatattttgtataatcagGAAATGAGCTGAGTAAGCAGAGCAATATTTCATCAATGAAACTGTTCACatgttttttacaatataaagttTCTGTGATATTTATTGTACTTGAatcattttttgtaaaatagatAAGGAAGGcaaaataatacacaaattaaattgaaaaaaatatatattcttataTTTCTACCTACTCATTATCTTTCGAGGAATTGGATTTGGAGCAATCATTGTTTTTCTCATTTGATTCAGGCGCTTCATCACTAGATTGATCACTATCTGATTGATTGCCTGTTAAATTACTATCTGTATTTTTAGGCTTTTTTGCTTTGACCTTTGCTTTCTGTTTTTTCTTTAATCTCTTGGCTCTTTTCTTAGCTGTTCTTTCATctgctttaattttattttcttctattttattatgatattctTCATCCAGTTTTTCCTGGAATGAAATAATGATagtattgttatataaaaaaaatacttgatagaCACTAATCAAGAAAGTGAAAAATTCGAATAGCAATTTTAACAGCAAACAACGGGATATATTATCATTTTTTGAAACAGAATTTTGAGTTTTTACCTTTTCACTCTTTTCCTGTATAAACTTTTGTCTCGCATATTCTTTTCTTCGAAGATGTCTGTATACATGGAATTCTCCGGAACCCGCACCAGCACTTGATCCCATTACATTTCGTACAAAATCTGGCGGCGGAGCAAGGGTTTTCTGCTTAGGCCCGTCAGGAATCACAACTGGCTTATCCTAAAAAATATAGGAAATGCATTGCTTAATTAGCAatttaatgttaactaataataataataataactttacaCTCACGGGATTCTTCATTAGTTTTTCTAACTTTAGCCTTTGAAGATCAGTTGCGTTTTTTATTACAACAGGTTTCTTTTCTTCATCTCCCCCTTCTTTATCTTTTGTACTCATGATTATTTATCTATCTTAatcgaaataataataatttatttacgtttcgtttctattatttttgtttgaagttTATTTTGATTGACGTCTAACGACCAAACAGTAAACTACTTACGTATTCTACATTATGACGTTTATTGAAGATGACGTACATTGACAGATCACTGGACAAGTGGACAGATTCATTTCATTGAATCCAAGATCTTAGCTAACTCAGCTCGGAGGAATCGTGAGCATATGAACTATTAGGAATCacccaaatataaaataatctttaattaattacatattcATGAATACATTACGCGAAAATGCCATGTAAGATGGTataaaacatgtaaataaattcatattagTTATTTAACACTTCAACATTCACTTTGCATTATTACTCTCCTACTATCGAATGTCGTTTTGTTACGGTTTTCACATCCCTAATTTCACCTTGTGGAGGTCAAACGATTCCTACTCGACAACCGGCGAAagcaattttcaattatttgcaAAGGTTAAAGAAGTCAACTTGACGAAAACTCTAAATAATTCATAAAAGTAAGTTGTAATTGCATAATATAAACAGTAATTTATAATGGTGTTATTACAGTGATGATATTTAAAcctttttagttaaaaagacGGTAAAAATAATGGTcgtgaaatacaaataatttattggcAATCTCAGTAGTCTTACGTGCCTTTTTTACTGTGCTTATGAATCCTAATTTATTAGATACAAGCTTCAAACAAACTTGTGATAAAaccaatttaatttcttatgtgTGCAACTTGATAGGTATAGTAACTAATCATATCTATGATAACTCATTTTTTTTGCAGGGTTTTGCTACATTCAAACATCAAAATGCCGATCAAATCAATCAAGGCTCGTCAAATCTTCGATTCGCGTGGCAACCCTACTGTAGAAGTTGACctggtaatttataatttttattctaaGATGTATAATTTGATTTTTGTATATCAATTTGGTTGAAAATTTACGATATatgtatctttattttaatgaatactgTATTTATCTATGTATCATCACAGTTGTTTGTTCATTTCAAAACTGTTAAGATACATCTACAAGGATTTTTCATTAGTCTTACTGAAATTTCTTTGACTCGATCCTGAATCCAccactattttataatttgttcttGCTTACTTATAGCATATATAACTGTCAACTAAAATTGAAACTTggagtttaaataaaaagtatgtcttttatattatatctataggtAACAGAACTAGGCCTATTCCGGGCAGCAGTGCCATCTGGGGCCTCCACCGGAGTCCACGAGGCTCTGGAACTCAGAGATAACGTGAAGGGTGAATATCACGGAAAAGGTGTCTTAACTGCCATCAAAAACATCAATGACACTATTGCCCCAGAATTGCTGAAACAGAGTTTTGAAGTGACACAGCAAAAAGAAGTTTGTATAATACatggtttataaaaaaatatattttctacaaccaattgtaataatataaaattgaatatgtatttaaatatctcaACTTAATCAGTCCAATAGGTTCAGAGTTAATTGACTGTCAAAGTTGcacatgataatattataatatgggTTCTATTTATGTTCTCAGATATTCAGAaagtttaaatcaaaatcacaatATTTTAGTCAACcatcttattttaaatttgaaaataggtagtttctattataaattttgttcatataaaaacaattaatttgttaataaatataaaataaagtactttaaaataaattgtatgatTACTAACATCCTTCtaattgattaaattatttcagaTTGATCAATTCATGATTACCCTGGATGGCACAGAAAACAAGTCAAAGTTTGGTGCCAATGCCATTTTGGGTGTTTCCTTGGCAGTGGCCAAAGCTGGTGCAGCTAAGAAGGGGGTTCCATTGTACAAGCATCTGGCAGACTTGGCTGGGAACAACAACATAGTGCTGCCAGTGCCTGCATTTAATGTTATCAATGGAGGCTCCCATGCTGGTAACAAACTCGCCATGCAAGAGTTCATGATCTTGCCCACAGGTACTCATTTACTAGTTTACTAGAtgtacaatatttatatgtCCAAATGCTTAGTTTCATTTTGTACTTTTTGAGAGATGCAATCACTATTAGGTGCATATCATTTTCTTTACCTAGCAGATTAGCACTTTTTTGTATACAGTTATCCCAGTAGAACTAGGATGTGTCTACAACAATATTATACTTATGTAAAAAATCCTCTTTACTTGTAGTACTTGATTTGATTTTCTATAttgttataaacattttaaagttatagcaaattaattttaagaattatcaataaaatttcacAACACTACCAAgaaaattgattaaatttaacagaattaaatattatagataAATGTTTTGAGAAAGCTATTggcattatatttaatttaaaatgcttTGTGCTTTTGCTCACTAaatagaaaaattctttttgattcttatagaatattattatattattatttaatagaagTACTGCATAATCAACAACAgtgcatattttaaaatacctttttcCTTACTTACTTAAACTTTGATctacatattaatatttaaaataaaatttaatcatttcatcattatattataacttatgCAGtaaagtggttttttttttataaaggtgCATCAACATTCAGTGAAGCCATGCGCATGGGGTCTGAAGTGTACCACCATCTCAAAAAGATCATCAAGGAGAAGTTTGGTTTGGACTCCACTGCTGTCGGAGACGAGGGTGGCTTTGCACCCAACATCCAGAACAACAAGGATGCACTGTTCCTTATTCAAGATGCTATTCAACAAGCTGGTTATACTGGCaaggtaaaaaaaacattgtaattttttttgttgttgtattttttgaagacttcgGATGTAATAAGTTGACAGCACAAATACTTTTGGGTGTGTTAACTAAAAGAACCTCAACACAGCTTTTACTAAATACTGCGTTTACAGTGATAACAaggatattaatttaaatattggatgTTTCGCTCTTATTGACCTTATGTTATTTAGtcaaatctatatttataattctcataattttaatacttGGTGTACCTGACGTAAAACATTGTTTTAATAACATGTCACTTCTTCTGTTAgccctatatttttatttacagattGAAATTGGTATGGATGTAGCTGCTTCTGAGTTCTTCAAGAAAGGCAGCTATGATCTGGACTTCAAGAACCCTAAGTCTAACCCAGATGACTACTTATCTTCTGAAAAGTTAGCAGAGGTTTACTTGGACTTTATCAAGGACTTCCCCATGGTGTCCATTGAGGATCCCTTCGACCAAGATGACTGGGCTGCCTGGACAAGCCTCACATCTCGCACTCCCATCCAAATTGTGGGAGATGATCTGACTGtaagaaaacaatttatttactaaagttttgcacataatttaaaacattttaaaatttcattaaaacatttgtaaattttcattttttttgacACAATTCTAACCATTGAACCAATAACTGACTTAACTTACTCTCATAATTGTATGTAAAAATAGAGGTCACCTACTACAAAACCACAACAACCCACCCTGCTTAGAAATACTATGTTACCCACCCcacttatgttttaaaaatgtcatTATAGGTAACAAACCCAAAACGTATTACAACAGCAGTTGAGAAGAAAGCCTGCAATTGTCTTTTGCTGAAAGTGAACCAAATTGGCAGCGTAACTGAGTCCATTGATGCACACTTGTTGGCAAAGAAGAATGGTTGGGGAACCATGGTATCTCAcaggtaataaaattaatagaaatataatagaaattGATTGTTATCCATGAAATGTTGCAGTTTACAGTTTGTGCACTGTAGCATAAGTGACAGTTAATTTTAATCTTGAAAGCTTGCTGCGAttcacaataatataattaagaagaactgtcacccacaccatgCTACACTTCCATGAACtgtaatatttatgatattattgggtctgatgatgatgatgagatgttgttcataataattatagcaaaattattttttttattgataatactaaaagtaaaacttaaagCGTAGTTAATTAATAGAaactattacatttttttttgttttcactaCTGTTATTTACATAATCTTTGTAATTGTTTAGGTCTGGTGAAACTGAAGACACATTCATTGCTGATTTGGTGGTTGGTCTGTCCACCGGTCAAATCAAGACGGGGGCGCCGTGCCGTTCCGAACGTCTCGCTAAATACAACCAGATCCTGCGTATCGAAGAGGAGCTGGGCGCTGCTGCCAAATATGCAGGAAAGAACTTCCGCAACCCTGTTTAAAATTCtgctataaaattaaacaaaacgaATGATCTAGTGTTTATTGAATGTCATTTACATTTTAGGGATATAGTCTccctatttttaaatattcacgTGTATTTATTATAGTGAACTGGTGTAGTATGGATGTATGTAACTGGTTTATATAGTATGTTACAAAATATGCttcttaaatttattattttatatttggatTGAGTATGTGTCAAATGTGCGATTCTTGTTAATTTTAagcaaaaattataaattattatttaataaaactgttattGTGTAacggattttatttatattcttcttAACCCTTaatcaaatggattttttttttaaataaaattatgaattaaacATGGTTTCTAAGTAAAAGAACTTTGTAGATTTCgaaaaaaacatcattttttttataaaaagagggGAAATGGGGGTTTTACGGTGGGAAATTATTTCCCATTATCCAGTATGGAAaagcaaaatataattaagtggGAAATTATTTCCCATCATCCGGAATGGTTACATTTTTTTGGGACATTTTTACTACAAATTCTATACATATTACTTACTCCTACttgacttgtttattttttttatataaaaaattcaatataacatGATTGAgtgattgaa
This genomic stretch from Bicyclus anynana chromosome 14, ilBicAnyn1.1, whole genome shotgun sequence harbors:
- the LOC112046182 gene encoding enolase, whose amino-acid sequence is MPIKSIKARQIFDSRGNPTVEVDLVTELGLFRAAVPSGASTGVHEALELRDNVKGEYHGKGVLTAIKNINDTIAPELLKQSFEVTQQKEIDQFMITLDGTENKSKFGANAILGVSLAVAKAGAAKKGVPLYKHLADLAGNNNIVLPVPAFNVINGGSHAGNKLAMQEFMILPTGASTFSEAMRMGSEVYHHLKKIIKEKFGLDSTAVGDEGGFAPNIQNNKDALFLIQDAIQQAGYTGKIEIGMDVAASEFFKKGSYDLDFKNPKSNPDDYLSSEKLAEVYLDFIKDFPMVSIEDPFDQDDWAAWTSLTSRTPIQIVGDDLTVTNPKRITTAVEKKACNCLLLKVNQIGSVTESIDAHLLAKKNGWGTMVSHRSGETEDTFIADLVVGLSTGQIKTGAPCRSERLAKYNQILRIEEELGAAAKYAGKNFRNPV
- the LOC112046183 gene encoding PRKR-interacting protein 1 homolog, with product MSTKDKEGGDEEKKPVVIKNATDLQRLKLEKLMKNPDKPVVIPDGPKQKTLAPPPDFVRNVMGSSAGAGSGEFHVYRHLRRKEYARQKFIQEKSEKEKLDEEYHNKIEENKIKADERTAKKRAKRLKKKQKAKVKAKKPKNTDSNLTGNQSDSDQSSDEAPESNEKNNDCSKSNSSKDNE